One Polyodon spathula isolate WHYD16114869_AA chromosome 46, ASM1765450v1, whole genome shotgun sequence genomic window carries:
- the txn2 gene encoding thioredoxin, mitochondrial, which produces MAQRTLLRRIWTLSLGGLSSPAVPRSSLPVPRSLSLSAAQRVSFSVQDPADFSERVLKSVQPVLVDFHAQWCGPCKILGPRLEKMVSKQQGKVTMAKVDIDDHTDLAIEYGVSAVPTVLAIKNGDVVDKFVGIKDEDQLDAFISKLIGS; this is translated from the exons ATGGCACAGAGAACCTTGCTGAGACGGATTTGGACGCTGTCCCTCGGGGGGCTGTCCTCTCCGGCTGTCCCCCGCTCCTCCCTCCCTGTCCcgcgctccctctctctctctgcagcacaGCGAGTCTCTTTCAGTGTTCAGGACCCGGCAGACTTCTCTGAGCGTGTGCTGAAGAGTGTGCAGCCTGTCCTGGTGGATTTCCACGCGCA GTGGTGTGGCCCCTGTAAGATCCTGGGGCCCAGGCTGGAGAAGATGGTGTCAAAGCAGCAGGGTAAAGTGACCATGGCTAAAGTGGACATCGACGATCACACTGACCTGGCCATCGAATACggg GTCTCTGCTGTCCCCACGGTCCTGGCTATCAAGAACGGGGACGTCGTGGACAAATTCGTGGGGATCAAAGACGAGGACCAACTGGACGCCTTCATCAGCAAGCTGATTGGCTCCTGA
- the LOC121306157 gene encoding RNA binding protein fox-1 homolog 2-like isoform X3, which produces MYGAAPGQGPGDSGANNSQAGNSTSNTGGSVSNSNAGTSAQTDGSAQTDGQTDGHPSDSVDPKATPKRLHVSNIPFRFRDPDLRQMFGQFGKILDVEIIFNERGSKGFGFVTFEAGEDAEKAREALHGSLVEGRKIEVNNATARVMTNKKMVSPYANGWKLSPVMGAVYSPELYAARSELGLFPGFPYPTAATTAAAAAFRGAHLRGRGRTVYSAVRAAVPQAAIPAYPGVVYQDGFYGADLYVSTHSLSLSLA; this is translated from the exons ATGTACGGGGCTGCCCCGGGGCAAGGGCCAGGGGATAGCGGGGCAAATAACAGCCAGGCGGGCAACAGCACCAGCAACACAGGGGGCAGTGTGAGCAACAGCAACGCAGGAACCAGCGCT cagaCAGACGGCTCAGcccagacagacggacagacagatggacacccCTCCGACAGTGTGGACCCCAAAGCCACCCCCAAGAGGCTGCACGTCTCCAACATCCCCTTCCGATTCAGGGACCCCGATCTCAGGCAGATGTTCGGG caatTTGGGAAGATCTTGGATGTGGAAATTATCTTTAACGAGAGAGGCTCCAAG gggttTGGTTTTGTCACGTTCGAGGCTGGTGAAGATGCTGAGAAGGCGAGGGAGGCACTGCACGGCTCTCTGGTCGAGGGGAGGAAGATCGAG GTAAATAACGCGACGGCCAGAGTCATGACCAACAAGAAAATGGTCAGCCCTTACGCCAATG GCTGGAAGTTGAGTCCAGTCATGGGAGCCGTGTACAGCCCGGAGCTCTACGCCGCTCGGAGCGAACTGGGACTCT tcccagGGTTCCCGTATCCCACCGCTGCCACCACCGCGGCCGCTGCAGCTTTCCGAGGGGCTCACCTGAGAGGGCGCGGGAGGACCGTGTACAGCGCGGTGAGGGCAGCCGTGCCCCAGGCTGCCATACCAGCGTACCCAGG tgtggTGTATCAGGATGGGTTTTATGGAGCTGACCTCTATGTAagtacacactctctctctctctctctcgcatgA
- the LOC121306080 gene encoding myosin-9 — MAEKYLFVDKDFMNNPLAQADWSAKKLVWVPSERHGFEAASLKEEAGEDALVELAENGKKVRVSKDDIQKMNPPKFSKVEDMAELTCLNEASVLHNLKERYYSGLIYVSRERGCT, encoded by the exons ATGGCTGAGAAGTATCTCTTCGTTGATAAAGACTTCATGAATAATCCCCTGGCTCAGGCGGACTGGTCCGCCAAGAAGCTGGTGTGGGTTCCCTCTGAGAGACACGGGTTCGAGGCGGCCAGCTTGAAGGAGGAGGCCGGCGAGGATGCCCTGGTGGAGCTGGCGGAGAACGGGAAGAAGGTTCGAGTGAGCAAAGACGACATCCAGAAAATGAACCCTCCCAAATTCAGCAAAGTGGAAGACATGGCGGAGCTGACCTGCCTGAATGAGGCTTCAGTGCTTCATAACCTGAAAGAGAGATATTACTCTGGACTGATCTACGTGAGTAGAgagaggggctgt ACCTGA
- the LOC121306157 gene encoding RNA binding protein fox-1 homolog 2-like isoform X1 yields the protein MYGAAPGQGPGDSGANNSQAGNSTSNTGGSVSNSNAGTSAQTDGSAQTDGQTDGHPSDSVDPKATPKRLHVSNIPFRFRDPDLRQMFGQFGKILDVEIIFNERGSKGFGFVTFEAGEDAEKAREALHGSLVEGRKIEVNNATARVMTNKKMVSPYANEIGFWLQNTKDSPALNIVPGSTASPQENHWGWKLSPVMGAVYSPELYAARSELGLFPGFPYPTAATTAAAAAFRGAHLRGRGRTVYSAVRAAVPQAAIPAYPGVVYQDGFYGADLYVSTHSLSLSLA from the exons ATGTACGGGGCTGCCCCGGGGCAAGGGCCAGGGGATAGCGGGGCAAATAACAGCCAGGCGGGCAACAGCACCAGCAACACAGGGGGCAGTGTGAGCAACAGCAACGCAGGAACCAGCGCT cagaCAGACGGCTCAGcccagacagacggacagacagatggacacccCTCCGACAGTGTGGACCCCAAAGCCACCCCCAAGAGGCTGCACGTCTCCAACATCCCCTTCCGATTCAGGGACCCCGATCTCAGGCAGATGTTCGGG caatTTGGGAAGATCTTGGATGTGGAAATTATCTTTAACGAGAGAGGCTCCAAG gggttTGGTTTTGTCACGTTCGAGGCTGGTGAAGATGCTGAGAAGGCGAGGGAGGCACTGCACGGCTCTCTGGTCGAGGGGAGGAAGATCGAG GTAAATAACGCGACGGCCAGAGTCATGACCAACAAGAAAATGGTCAGCCCTTACGCCAATG AAATAGGTTTCTGGCTGCAGAATACCAAGGACAGCCCTGCATTGAATATTGTCCCAGGATCGACAGCCAGCCCTCAGGAAAACCACTGGg GCTGGAAGTTGAGTCCAGTCATGGGAGCCGTGTACAGCCCGGAGCTCTACGCCGCTCGGAGCGAACTGGGACTCT tcccagGGTTCCCGTATCCCACCGCTGCCACCACCGCGGCCGCTGCAGCTTTCCGAGGGGCTCACCTGAGAGGGCGCGGGAGGACCGTGTACAGCGCGGTGAGGGCAGCCGTGCCCCAGGCTGCCATACCAGCGTACCCAGG tgtggTGTATCAGGATGGGTTTTATGGAGCTGACCTCTATGTAagtacacactctctctctctctctctcgcatgA
- the LOC121306157 gene encoding RNA binding protein fox-1 homolog 2-like isoform X2, with translation MYGAAPGQGPGDSGANNSQAGNSTSNTGGSVSNSNAGTSATDGSAQTDGQTDGHPSDSVDPKATPKRLHVSNIPFRFRDPDLRQMFGQFGKILDVEIIFNERGSKGFGFVTFEAGEDAEKAREALHGSLVEGRKIEVNNATARVMTNKKMVSPYANEIGFWLQNTKDSPALNIVPGSTASPQENHWGWKLSPVMGAVYSPELYAARSELGLFPGFPYPTAATTAAAAAFRGAHLRGRGRTVYSAVRAAVPQAAIPAYPGVVYQDGFYGADLYVSTHSLSLSLA, from the exons ATGTACGGGGCTGCCCCGGGGCAAGGGCCAGGGGATAGCGGGGCAAATAACAGCCAGGCGGGCAACAGCACCAGCAACACAGGGGGCAGTGTGAGCAACAGCAACGCAGGAACCAGCGCT aCAGACGGCTCAGcccagacagacggacagacagatggacacccCTCCGACAGTGTGGACCCCAAAGCCACCCCCAAGAGGCTGCACGTCTCCAACATCCCCTTCCGATTCAGGGACCCCGATCTCAGGCAGATGTTCGGG caatTTGGGAAGATCTTGGATGTGGAAATTATCTTTAACGAGAGAGGCTCCAAG gggttTGGTTTTGTCACGTTCGAGGCTGGTGAAGATGCTGAGAAGGCGAGGGAGGCACTGCACGGCTCTCTGGTCGAGGGGAGGAAGATCGAG GTAAATAACGCGACGGCCAGAGTCATGACCAACAAGAAAATGGTCAGCCCTTACGCCAATG AAATAGGTTTCTGGCTGCAGAATACCAAGGACAGCCCTGCATTGAATATTGTCCCAGGATCGACAGCCAGCCCTCAGGAAAACCACTGGg GCTGGAAGTTGAGTCCAGTCATGGGAGCCGTGTACAGCCCGGAGCTCTACGCCGCTCGGAGCGAACTGGGACTCT tcccagGGTTCCCGTATCCCACCGCTGCCACCACCGCGGCCGCTGCAGCTTTCCGAGGGGCTCACCTGAGAGGGCGCGGGAGGACCGTGTACAGCGCGGTGAGGGCAGCCGTGCCCCAGGCTGCCATACCAGCGTACCCAGG tgtggTGTATCAGGATGGGTTTTATGGAGCTGACCTCTATGTAagtacacactctctctctctctctctcgcatgA